One window from the genome of Paraclostridium sordellii encodes:
- the selD gene encoding selenide, water dikinase SelD — protein MEIIKKLTDMTTSGGUAAKIGPEVLAGVLAQLPKNTSDKKENLLVGLETSDDAAVYKLNENTALIQTLDFFTPMIDDPYIFGQIAASNSLSDVYAMGGKPLVAMNIVCFPACHDMNVLAEILKGGMDKVKESGALLVGGHTVDDKEPKYGLSVSGVVHPDKVLSNATAKVGDKLVITKPIGVGILNTAMKEGLVDEETSKTVVDTMVHLNKYAAMSFENIDVNSVTDITGFGLLGHVLEMAKASDVSIELEANEIPVLNGAIEMAKMGIIPAGMYRNKQYISKDVYLENIDESTEDILYDPQTSGGLLVSVPEKFAQILVEDMKKNGSIEAKIIGTVIEKNNHYITVK, from the coding sequence ATGGAAATAATTAAAAAGCTTACAGATATGACTACATCAGGAGGATGAGCAGCTAAAATTGGGCCAGAGGTACTGGCTGGAGTATTAGCTCAACTACCTAAGAATACATCAGATAAAAAAGAAAATTTATTGGTAGGACTTGAAACATCAGATGATGCGGCAGTATATAAATTAAATGAGAATACAGCACTTATACAAACATTAGATTTTTTTACACCTATGATAGATGACCCATATATATTTGGTCAAATAGCAGCATCTAATTCATTATCAGATGTTTATGCCATGGGAGGAAAGCCTTTGGTTGCTATGAATATAGTGTGCTTCCCAGCTTGTCATGATATGAATGTATTAGCAGAAATTTTAAAAGGTGGGATGGACAAAGTAAAAGAAAGTGGAGCCTTATTAGTAGGTGGACATACTGTTGATGATAAAGAACCTAAGTATGGTTTATCAGTTTCAGGAGTAGTTCATCCAGATAAAGTATTATCTAATGCAACAGCTAAAGTAGGGGATAAACTGGTTATTACTAAACCAATAGGAGTTGGTATTTTAAATACAGCTATGAAGGAAGGTTTAGTTGATGAAGAAACTTCTAAAACTGTAGTTGACACTATGGTACATTTAAATAAATATGCAGCTATGAGTTTTGAAAATATAGATGTAAATTCAGTAACAGACATAACTGGATTTGGGCTTTTAGGGCATGTACTTGAAATGGCAAAAGCATCGGATGTTAGTATTGAACTTGAAGCTAATGAAATTCCTGTATTAAATGGAGCAATTGAAATGGCTAAAATGGGAATAATACCAGCTGGTATGTATAGAAATAAACAGTATATATCTAAGGATGTATATTTAGAAAATATAGATGAATCTACAGAAGATATACTATATGATCCTCAAACATCTGGAGGATTATTAGTATCCGTACCTGAAAAATTTGCTCAAATACTAGTAGAAGACATGAAAAAAAATGGTTCTATAGAGGCAAAAATAATAGGAACTGTTATTGAAAAGAATAATCATTATATAACAGTTAAGTAA